A part of Sulfurimonas sp. HSL-1716 genomic DNA contains:
- a CDS encoding thioredoxin family protein yields the protein MKRVLMFISIALSLYANDASKAAKELGYVNSFDKGIAKAQKEHKLMMLVLVKNGCSWCKKLERETLSDSFVKDKINNFVRVLLDRNDKMPDYYRTPIVPVVYFVDPKTKSSVFETAGFREPNEFLDDIQTAEDDYNALKK from the coding sequence ATGAAAAGAGTATTGATGTTTATATCTATCGCATTGTCGTTGTATGCAAACGACGCATCAAAAGCGGCAAAAGAGCTGGGTTATGTGAACTCGTTTGACAAAGGAATAGCAAAAGCGCAAAAAGAGCATAAGCTCATGATGCTCGTACTTGTCAAAAATGGCTGCTCATGGTGTAAAAAACTGGAGCGAGAAACTTTGTCCGACAGCTTTGTAAAGGACAAGATCAATAATTTCGTCAGGGTGCTCCTTGACAGAAACGACAAGATGCCCGATTACTATAGGACGCCTATCGTACCCGTGGTTTATTTTGTAGATCCAAAAACCAAAAGCAGTGTTTTTGAGACTGCGGGATTTAGAGAGCCCAATGAGTTTTTAGACGATATCCAAACGGCGGAGGATGATTATAACGCTTTGAAAAAATAG
- a CDS encoding HAMP domain-containing sensor histidine kinase encodes MDFNNFLTSGLSFDKNERKIQNRYSMVNISFILSSLAIMYAAVHNYLVKELTLLYIEIGIVSFNIMLFSLLRIKREYFEYITTILCFEYLIFFNFLILFNPPSELRHIWIFTYPVVLLYFKDKNGVYWLSAFIAVMFILKIQSFVATYYTLYQISYLALGLIVISIILQLYRKKIDEDEATIQKQNKELENFSLKLQNEVNQKTKELLEINQNLEKQVEQKVNELLKKDTILVAQSRQAAMGEMISMIAHQWRQPLSNITLQISNLQISSILNEVTTKEILDKLENISNTIIYLSETIDDFQTYFQPNKEKETIDICKIVKRAVTFTLPRALAKDISIDFYCQNNITVQTHTNELVQVLINIINNAIDATMLKNPADPVVNINIDQCDGDESVYIYIKDNAGGVSEDLKEKIFEPYFSTKGKNGTGIGLYMSKMIVENHLGGAIDVSNIGGGARFRLKLPIN; translated from the coding sequence ATGGATTTTAACAACTTTTTAACGAGCGGTCTCTCTTTTGACAAGAACGAAAGAAAGATACAAAACCGCTACAGCATGGTAAACATATCGTTCATCCTTTCTTCCTTGGCGATCATGTATGCCGCCGTGCACAACTATCTGGTAAAAGAGCTCACTCTGCTTTATATAGAGATCGGTATCGTCTCTTTTAACATCATGCTCTTTAGTCTGCTGCGGATAAAAAGAGAATATTTCGAGTATATAACCACGATCTTATGTTTTGAATACCTCATATTTTTCAATTTTCTTATACTCTTTAACCCTCCATCCGAACTTAGGCACATCTGGATATTCACCTACCCCGTCGTGCTTTTGTATTTTAAGGATAAAAACGGCGTCTACTGGCTGTCTGCTTTTATAGCGGTCATGTTCATACTCAAAATTCAATCATTTGTCGCGACATATTATACTTTGTACCAGATCTCATATCTTGCGCTCGGTCTGATCGTCATATCTATAATTTTGCAGCTTTATAGAAAAAAGATAGACGAGGATGAAGCGACCATACAAAAACAGAACAAAGAGTTGGAAAACTTCTCCTTAAAACTGCAAAACGAAGTGAACCAAAAGACAAAAGAGCTTTTAGAGATAAACCAAAATCTCGAAAAACAGGTCGAACAAAAGGTCAATGAGCTTTTGAAAAAAGACACTATTCTCGTCGCACAGTCGCGACAGGCGGCGATGGGCGAAATGATAAGCATGATCGCTCACCAATGGAGACAGCCTCTTTCAAACATTACGCTTCAGATATCCAATCTTCAGATCAGCTCCATCTTAAACGAGGTCACGACAAAAGAGATACTGGACAAACTTGAAAACATCTCAAACACCATAATCTACCTCTCGGAGACCATCGACGATTTTCAGACATATTTTCAGCCGAACAAGGAAAAAGAGACCATCGATATCTGTAAGATCGTAAAAAGAGCGGTAACATTTACGCTTCCAAGAGCTTTGGCAAAAGATATCTCCATCGATTTCTACTGCCAGAACAACATAACCGTACAGACGCATACGAACGAGCTTGTTCAGGTACTCATAAACATCATTAACAACGCCATAGATGCAACGATGCTGAAAAATCCCGCCGATCCCGTAGTCAATATAAACATAGATCAGTGCGACGGGGACGAATCCGTGTACATCTACATAAAAGACAACGCCGGCGGGGTCAGCGAAGATCTCAAAGAAAAGATCTTCGAACCATATTTCAGTACAAAAGGCAAGAACGGTACGGGAATAGGATTATATATGAGCAAGATGATCGTCGAGAACCATCTTGGAGGAGCTATAGACGTAAGTAATATAGGCGGAGGCGCACGCTTCAGATTGAAATTGCCTATAAACTAA
- a CDS encoding aminodeoxychorismate synthase component I: MMLNKIDSLASAKEPFLFFTDFKASCIEVYRLDELAKNDIEFTFDENFTYKKHDASLIKHPISFYEYKKKFDEVIENIKAGNTYLFNLTAPTAVECDHDLKEIFQLANAPFKLRVRDEFVCFSPERFVTIQGSRISTFPMKGTIDASVENAKEKILSNEKEMAEHVMIVDLLRNDLGIVAKDIKVEKFRYTEVINAGEKKLLHVSSKITGCLPFDWQKNLSQILLKLLPAGSISGTPKRKTVELIEKIEAYQRGYFSGIFGFFDGQELQSAVMIRFIEKKDGKLIYKSGGGITLDSDVQSEYKELIDKIYIP, translated from the coding sequence ATGATGCTAAATAAAATAGACTCTCTGGCATCCGCCAAAGAGCCCTTTCTCTTCTTCACGGATTTTAAAGCCTCTTGCATAGAGGTTTACAGACTCGACGAACTTGCAAAGAACGACATCGAGTTTACATTTGATGAAAACTTCACATACAAAAAACATGATGCTTCACTTATCAAACACCCGATCTCTTTTTATGAGTACAAAAAAAAGTTTGATGAAGTGATCGAGAACATCAAAGCGGGAAACACCTATCTTTTTAATTTGACCGCGCCCACGGCAGTAGAATGCGATCATGACCTAAAAGAGATATTTCAACTCGCCAACGCCCCGTTTAAACTAAGAGTGAGAGACGAGTTTGTCTGCTTTTCACCCGAAAGGTTCGTCACGATACAGGGCAGCCGAATCTCTACATTTCCAATGAAAGGGACGATAGACGCTTCGGTGGAAAATGCGAAAGAGAAGATACTTTCAAATGAAAAAGAGATGGCAGAACATGTGATGATAGTCGATCTGCTTCGCAACGATCTGGGCATCGTCGCCAAAGATATCAAAGTGGAAAAGTTCAGATATACCGAAGTGATAAATGCAGGAGAAAAAAAGCTTCTGCATGTAAGCTCGAAGATAACGGGCTGCCTGCCTTTTGATTGGCAAAAGAACCTTTCTCAAATACTCTTAAAGCTGCTTCCTGCCGGCAGTATCAGCGGCACGCCTAAAAGAAAGACCGTCGAACTCATCGAAAAAATCGAAGCATATCAAAGAGGCTATTTCAGCGGAATATTCGGTTTTTTTGACGGACAAGAGCTTCAAAGCGCGGTGATGATACGGTTCATTGAAAAAAAGGACGGAAAACTTATCTACAAAAGCGGCGGCGGTATAACCTTAGACAGCGACGTACAAAGCGAATATAAAGAACTTATTGATAAAATATATATTCCCTAA
- a CDS encoding aspartate carbamoyltransferase catalytic subunit has translation MQHLIRTDDLTIQEIETILKDAKKFSDGRFERILQDKIIITLFFENSTRTKSSFEIAAKRLGAEIVHLDVAKSSTKKGETLVDTAMNLDAMGPHAIIVRHENAGVPKILSNHTKASIINAGDGAHAHPTQALLDLYTLKEHFGDVKGKRIAIVGDIKNSRVANSNIELLSRFGMDVTLVAPPQFLPKTPLKTTHSLKEALQSVDAVMSLRTQTERHSSQNYASLKDYASDFCVTKELVGDRDIIILHPGPVHRNIDIDDALLADERCKVLNQVSNGVNIRMAVLKKLIYDAK, from the coding sequence ATGCAGCATTTAATCCGTACAGACGACTTGACGATACAAGAGATAGAGACCATTTTAAAAGATGCGAAAAAATTCAGTGACGGCAGGTTTGAGCGGATCCTGCAGGATAAGATCATCATCACGCTCTTTTTTGAAAACTCCACAAGGACGAAAAGCTCTTTTGAGATAGCCGCAAAACGTCTTGGTGCGGAGATAGTACATCTCGACGTCGCAAAAAGTTCTACGAAAAAAGGCGAAACGCTGGTAGATACGGCTATGAACCTCGATGCGATGGGCCCTCATGCCATCATAGTGCGTCATGAAAACGCGGGTGTCCCAAAGATTCTCTCAAATCATACGAAAGCTTCCATCATCAATGCCGGCGACGGAGCTCACGCCCATCCGACACAAGCACTTCTTGACCTCTACACCCTAAAAGAGCATTTCGGCGATGTAAAAGGCAAACGCATCGCGATAGTCGGAGATATCAAAAACTCCCGCGTCGCCAACTCGAACATAGAACTGCTGAGCAGATTCGGTATGGACGTGACTCTCGTCGCTCCGCCGCAGTTTCTGCCGAAAACACCTTTGAAGACGACGCACAGCCTCAAAGAAGCGTTACAAAGCGTGGACGCCGTTATGAGTCTTAGAACCCAGACCGAACGCCACTCTTCTCAAAACTACGCTTCTCTAAAAGACTATGCAAGCGATTTCTGCGTCACAAAAGAGCTTGTCGGCGACCGCGACATCATTATACTTCACCCGGGACCCGTGCACAGAAACATCGACATAGACGATGCGCTTCTTGCAGATGAGAGATGCAAAGTCCTAAATCAGGTAAGTAACGGTGTGAACATCCGTATGGCGGTGCTTAAAAAACTCATATATGATGCTAAATAA
- the bioD gene encoding dethiobiotin synthase, producing the protein MKRRIFITATNTDIGKTYTTKLLLQAFAERGLKVGVIKPIETGVVDYPLDGEELLECVKGLNPKLWSLEVEDIVPITYPLPAAPFVASGNTPLDLKKILQKIEEMEAFSDIVLIEGAGGLYVPIDEKTMMIDLIKLLNAKALLVTHCSLGCINDTLLSEKALESANIPYITVFNCKGEEKSFSVVSEPYFIKTGQKVLKVSDDIDSICELLYNL; encoded by the coding sequence ATGAAAAGAAGAATCTTTATAACCGCAACAAATACTGATATCGGAAAAACTTATACGACAAAACTACTTTTACAAGCTTTTGCCGAGCGCGGTCTTAAAGTAGGAGTGATCAAACCTATCGAGACGGGAGTCGTCGATTATCCGCTTGACGGAGAAGAACTTTTGGAGTGCGTCAAAGGGCTCAATCCCAAACTCTGGTCGCTGGAGGTCGAAGATATCGTCCCTATCACCTACCCTCTTCCTGCCGCTCCTTTTGTTGCTTCGGGCAACACACCGCTTGACCTGAAAAAGATCCTCCAAAAGATAGAGGAGATGGAAGCATTTTCAGACATCGTCCTCATCGAAGGTGCCGGAGGCCTTTACGTACCTATTGACGAAAAAACCATGATGATAGACCTCATCAAACTCTTAAACGCAAAAGCCCTTCTTGTGACGCACTGTTCGCTTGGATGCATCAACGACACCCTGCTGAGCGAAAAAGCGCTAGAAAGTGCGAATATACCGTATATCACTGTTTTCAACTGCAAAGGCGAGGAAAAAAGTTTCAGCGTCGTATCCGAGCCCTATTTTATAAAAACAGGGCAAAAGGTCTTAAAAGTGAGCGATGATATTGATTCTATATGTGAACTCTTGTATAATCTATAA
- a CDS encoding aminotransferase class I/II-fold pyridoxal phosphate-dependent enzyme — protein sequence MNRFENFCTRFVQSTGKKEGAVSPVITGSASFAYGDSETAEGIFEGSVKKPLYSRMGNPTSAQLENILADMDGGIGAVVTSSGMAATTLATISLLKSGDELISIGGLFGGTYSYFSETLPRFGISTSFFDVDELDAIKDAVNENTKIIFLESVGNPNMRLPDMKAIAKIANDAGVVLIVDNTITPMSIAPLKLGADIVVYSTTKIISGNASALGGAAVFRAVAEGEDKFKSARYADIHKFIEKIGKTALIANAKKRAMRDFGMSASAYNSYLTMLGLETLPLRMERIIGSVEKVVKGLNERGLKVNHPCLSFHPHHERYITDFKNGCGTLFTLDMGSKEKAFSFLNKTKIATLTANIGDNRTLALHMASTIYRDFDEKTRVFLGITEGLVRVSVGLEDPLDIIDDFLNAAK from the coding sequence ATGAATCGCTTTGAGAACTTTTGTACGAGATTTGTCCAGTCGACAGGGAAAAAAGAGGGTGCGGTAAGCCCGGTTATCACGGGTTCCGCTTCATTTGCATACGGCGACAGCGAAACGGCGGAGGGTATATTTGAGGGAAGCGTGAAAAAACCGCTTTACTCGCGTATGGGCAATCCGACCTCCGCACAGCTTGAGAATATTTTGGCGGATATGGACGGGGGCATCGGCGCAGTCGTCACGAGTTCGGGAATGGCGGCTACGACTCTTGCTACGATATCGCTTCTAAAGAGCGGTGACGAGCTGATAAGTATCGGAGGCCTTTTTGGGGGTACGTACTCATATTTCAGCGAAACGCTTCCCCGTTTTGGGATAAGTACCTCTTTTTTTGACGTGGACGAACTAGATGCTATCAAAGACGCGGTCAACGAAAACACGAAGATCATCTTTTTAGAAAGCGTAGGAAATCCCAACATGCGTCTGCCCGATATGAAAGCCATAGCCAAGATAGCAAACGACGCGGGCGTGGTTCTCATAGTCGACAACACGATAACGCCGATGAGCATAGCGCCCCTAAAGCTCGGTGCGGATATCGTCGTTTACTCGACGACAAAGATCATCAGCGGAAACGCTTCTGCTCTGGGCGGTGCTGCGGTGTTTCGTGCTGTTGCCGAAGGTGAAGACAAGTTTAAGAGCGCAAGATATGCGGATATTCATAAGTTCATAGAGAAGATAGGCAAAACCGCGTTGATAGCAAACGCCAAAAAACGTGCGATGCGCGATTTTGGGATGAGTGCGAGCGCATATAACAGCTATTTGACCATGCTCGGTCTTGAGACCTTGCCGCTTAGAATGGAAAGGATCATCGGCAGTGTAGAAAAAGTGGTAAAAGGACTGAATGAAAGAGGGTTGAAAGTAAATCATCCCTGCCTCTCTTTTCATCCTCATCATGAAAGATACATAACCGATTTTAAAAACGGATGCGGCACGCTTTTTACCTTGGATATGGGGAGTAAAGAAAAAGCGTTCTCTTTTTTAAACAAAACGAAAATCGCGACTCTGACGGCCAATATCGGAGACAACAGAACACTGGCTCTGCATATGGCGTCGACCATATACCGCGATTTTGACGAAAAGACAAGAGTGTTTCTCGGGATAACCGAAGGGCTTGTCCGCGTATCGGTAGGGCTTGAAGATCCTTTGGATATCATTGATGATTTTTTAAATGCGGCGAAATAG
- a CDS encoding ATP-dependent Clp protease adaptor ClpS, whose amino-acid sequence MDTKTDNELDSELSLMTPKRYKVLLLNDDYTSMDFVIDILMNVFHKNYQQAEVIMLEIHRTERGLCGVYSYEIAETKVMQVHKLAREQGFPLKAVMEEE is encoded by the coding sequence TTGGATACAAAAACAGATAATGAGCTGGACAGTGAACTTTCGCTGATGACGCCAAAGCGTTATAAAGTGCTTCTTTTAAATGATGACTACACCTCTATGGATTTTGTGATAGATATCTTGATGAACGTCTTTCATAAAAACTATCAGCAAGCAGAGGTCATCATGCTTGAAATACACAGAACGGAGAGAGGACTTTGCGGAGTGTACAGTTATGAAATAGCCGAAACAAAGGTGATGCAGGTTCACAAACTGGCACGGGAACAGGGATTCCCTCTAAAAGCAGTAATGGAGGAAGAGTAA